From Salvelinus sp. IW2-2015 linkage group LG18, ASM291031v2, whole genome shotgun sequence, a single genomic window includes:
- the LOC111978191 gene encoding LOW QUALITY PROTEIN: small ribosomal subunit protein eS24 (The sequence of the model RefSeq protein was modified relative to this genomic sequence to represent the inferred CDS: inserted 2 bases in 1 codon) encodes MYFYSGKYSGRTASIQAFGWPASGPSSFSSSLXEADVKMNDTVTVRTRKFMTNRLLQRKQMVVDVLHPGKATVPKTEIREKLAKMYKTTPDVVFVFGFRTQFGGGKTTGFAMVYDSLDYAKKNEPKHRLARHGLYEKKKSSRKQRKERKNRMKKVRGTKKASVGAAGKK; translated from the exons ATGTACTTTTATTCAGGCAAGTATTCAGGTCGCACGGCTTCCATTCAGGCGTTTGGTTGGCCGGCATCGGGTCCTTCCTCCTTTTCCTCGTCCCT AGAGGCTGATGTCAAGATG AACGACACAGTGACAGTCAGAACCCGGAAGTTCATGACAAACCGGCTGCTTCAGAGGAAGCAAATG GTTGTCGATGTCCTCCATCCGGGCAAAGCCACAGTCCCCAAGACTGAGATCCGGGAGAAGCTGGCCAAAATGTACAAGACCACCCCTGACGTTGTGTTCGTCTTCGGCTTCAGGACCCAGTTTGGTGGCGGCAAGACGACGGGCTTCGCCATGGTCTACGACTCTCTCGACTACGCTAAGAAAAACGAGCCCAAGCACAGACTGGCCAGG CACGGTCTCTATGAGAAGAAGAAGTCCTCCAGAAAACAGCGCAAGGAACGCAAGAACAGAATGAAGAAAGTACGAGGCACCAAGAAAGCCAGTGTGGGCGCTGCTGGCAAAAAG TGA